One stretch of Podospora pseudoanserina strain CBS 124.78 chromosome 4, whole genome shotgun sequence DNA includes these proteins:
- the NAG2 gene encoding N-acetyl-glucosamine-6-phosphate deacetylase (CAZy:CE9; COG:G; EggNog:ENOG503NXV2; MEROPS:MER0033184), with the protein MSALRPSSSSTPSSRAQDHGEPEVIQFVNCRLLRDGKLVKGDLWINTKNGTIGSSKRAPDAVRDLQGCIIAPGFIDCQINGAIGFNFSTIPDDISDYPKQLTKVNKWLVQTGVTSYLPTLTSQHSEAYHKAIPFLTPTPRPSPDRGASVLGAHLEGPFLNPHKCGVHDRSVLRTAQSYQDLDTVYNLSRAPPHSVKMVTLAPEVLLQEGPEIISTLTGDGIIVSLGHTAASYEKAREALAAGARMVTHFFNAMPPFGHRESELSIANIIIPAGNEEAPSYGIIADGVHNHKSAVMLAHSVHPEGLILVTDAMHVLGLGDGTYPWRNGTEKSSVVKSRGRVMAPKMDEEKRERMVLAGSAVTLLECVNNFLGYIDTTSVGFEGDEGENERIVSALMAVTERPARLLGLEGSIGTLEDGTDGDIVVLERVTGGGGGGWC; encoded by the exons ATGTCAGCCCTGCGCCCGTCGTCCTCGAGTACTCCATCCTCGAGAGCGCAGGATCATGGAGAGCCTGAGGTCATCCAGTTCGTCAACTGCCGCCTACTCCGAGACGGCAAGCTCGTCAAGGGAGATCTCTGGATAAACACCAAGAATGGCACCATTGGCTCTTCCAAACGAGCCCCAGATGCTGTCCGTGACCTCCAAGGATGCATCATAGCCCCAGGCTTCATCGACTGCCAAATAAACGGTGCTATTGGATTCAACTTCTCAACCATCCCCGACGACATCTCCGACTATCCTAAGCAACTTACCAAAGTCAATAAATGGCTTGTCCAGACAGGAGTGACATCTTACCTGCCCACCCTCACGAGCCAGCACAGCGAGGCCTATCATAAG GCTATCCCattcctcacccccacaCCCCGACCATCCCCAGACCGCGGCGCCTCAGTCCTAGGAGCCCACCTCGAAGGCCCCTTTCTAAACCCACACAAATGCGGCGTCCACGACCGCTCCGTCCTCCGCACCGCCCAATCCTACCAAGACCTCGACACGGTCTATAACCTCTCCCGAGCCCCTCCCCACTCTGTCAAGATGGTTACCCTAGCCCCTGAAGTCCTCCTCCAGGAAGGACCGGAAATCATCTCGACACTCACCGGCGACGGCATCATCGTCTCGTTGGGACATACGGCAGCCTCGTACGAGAAAGCCCGTGAGGCACTCGCTGCTGGCGCGAGAATGGTGACACACTTCTTCAATGCCATGCCCCCTTTTGGCCACCGCGAGTCGGAGCTTAGTATCGCCAACATCATTATCCCGGCGGGGAATGAAGAAGCTCCCAGCTATGGCATTATTGCTGATGGGGTTCACAACCACAAGTCAGCGGTTATGCTGGCGCACTCGGTGCATCCGGAGGGGCTGATCTTGGTGACGGATGCGATGCAtgtgctggggttgggggacGGGACGTATCCGTGGCGGAATGGGACCGAGAAGTCGAGTGTTGTCAAGTCtagggggagggtgatggctccgaagatggatgaggaaaagagagagaggatggtgttggcgggGAGTGCGGTGACGTTGTTGGAGTGTGTGAATAATTTTTTGGGGTATATTGATACGACGAGTGTTGGTTTcgaaggggatgagggggagaatgAGCGTATTGTTTCggcgttgatggcggtgACGGAGCGGccggcgaggttgttgggtttggaggggagcATTGGGACTTTGGAGGATGGGACGGATGGGGATATTGttgttttggagagggttacggggggggggggggggggatggtgttga
- a CDS encoding hypothetical protein (CAZy:GH3; COG:G; EggNog:ENOG503NWI4), with protein MVKLDGDLDPLWQDLDWAIGQMVIMGWDGTEVTPQIRHLIEEHHLGSILLTAKNLKSAHQTAKLVQELQTIAHQAGHLQPLLIALDQENGGVNSLYDEDYICQFPSAMGQAAAGNADLAYKVAKATATEVSAVGVNLILGPVLDVLTNARYQPLGVRAVGDDPQEVSQYGIAAMNGYKDAGVATCGKHFPSYGNLDFLGSSLDVPIITQTLEELSLSALVPFRNAIATGKLDAMFVGGCGITNPSMNVNHACLSDQVVDDLLRNELGFTGVAISECLEMEALRSEIGVKTGTVMAVEAGCDLVLLCRAYDVQLEAIAGLKLGVENELLTKERIYTSLRRVLKMKNACTSWAKALNPPGISLLSKIHPSHLNLSIKAYDDSITVIRDNEKLLPLNESMHQEEELLLLTPLVKPLPASSLTKNILEAKNKSDSAPSEHDKWIHRDRGVIMSGEGVFRELGRSLARARRGKLLHTSYTANGVRPVHENLIHRASCIVIVTADANRNLYQAGFTKHVSMMCSMLRASGQKKSLVVVAVSSPYDFAMDKSIGTYICTFDFTEMAMAALVRALCGSSRARGTLPGTLRKSRKAVKSRQHWLVEPYDRDRDSNGLNDLLSALARAAAPNHRFLTTTTAHSFEIFNPNIEESHFVVRNSSTQALYGFCATYLTQGTGIIGAIFVDPTKRNVAIGRSLHRRALRALIQKRGTKKIQLGICFPGVFLGIPTDDGGLKTWFSNSGWDLQFPRRLANMVIADLSSWSAPEGLLQSIQRANMSFDLIHGLENAETVLAHVAGNANPEVFELYRLALQETKSCGVVRAKCQRGGLVGTVVICSPGSPVAGYVPALQGGEEVLVGGIIAPVVAPGNGDLLVIQGLALMGLRQNKAHKSGRSVLSWVGEEGMEGLGAMGWEVLEGWEEFTNSVENWQDLA; from the exons ATGGTCAAGTTGGACGGTGACTTAGACCCACTATGGCAAGATCTCGACTG gGCCATAGGGCAGATGGTGAttatgggatgggatggcaCCGAAGTCACTCCGCAGATTCGTCATCTCATCGAGGAACACCATCTCGGCTCCATCCTTCTCACGGCAAAGAATCTCAAAT CTGCCCACCAGACGGCCAAGCTCGTGCAGGAGCTTCAGACGATTGCTCACCAAGCCGGCCATCTTCAACCGCTCTTGATTGCATTGGACCAGGAAAATGGCGGCGTCAACAGCCTGTACGATGAGGACTACATTTGCCAGTTTCCCAGCGCCATGGGCCAAGCTGCCGCTGGTAATGCTGATCTCGCATACAAAGTCGCCAAAGCTACAGCCACCGAGGTCTCGGCCGTGGGGGTCAATCTGATTCTCGGACCCGTGCTCGACGTTCTGACAAACGCTCGTTACCAGCCGCTCGGTGTACGCGCTGTCGGGGACGATCCACAAGAGGTCTCACAATATGGCATCGCGGCTATGAACGGCTACAAGGATGCTGGGGTGGCCACTTGTGGAAAACACTTCCCTTCTTATGGGAATCTCGACTTTCTCGGGTCCAGCTTGGAtgttcccatcatcacccaaacCTTGGAGGAGTTGTCCCTGAGCGCCCTCGTGCCTTTTCGGAATGCTATTGCTACTGGAAAGTTGGATGCCATGTTCGTTGGCGGCTGTGGCATCACAAATCCGTCCATGAATGTGAACCACGCCTGCCTCTCCGATCAGGTGGTTGATGACCTTCTCAGAAACGAACTTGGTTTCACGGGTGTTGCCATATCGGAATGCTTGGAGATGGAAGCTCTTCGAAGTGAAATCGGAGTCAAGACTGGCACGGTCATGGCGGTAGAAGCCGGCTGCGACTTGGTTCTGCTGTGTCGGGCCTACGACGTGCAGCTCGAAGCCATAGCTGGCCTCAAGCTTGGTGTAGAAAACGAGCTGCTCACCAAGGAGCGTATTTACACTTCTCTCCGCCGTGTTCTCAAGATGAAGAACGCGTGCACGTCCTGGGCTAAAGCGCTGAACCCGCCAGGAATTTCTCTGTTGTCCAAGATTCACCCGAGTCATCTCAACCTCTCAATCAAGGCATATGATGACTCCATCACAGTTATTAGGGATAACGAAAAGCTTCTGCCCTTGAATGAGTCGATGCACCAGGAGGAAGAGTTGCTACTCCTCACCCCGTTGGTCAAGCCTTTGCCAGCCTCGTCTTTGACCAAAAATATCCTAGAGGCGAAGAACAAGTCCGATAGCGCGCCGTCGGAACACGACAAATGGATACACCGGGATCGGGGCGTCATAATGAGTGGCGAGGGGGTGTTTCGGGAGCTTGGGAGGTCACTTGCCCGCGCTCGACGTGGCAAGCTGCTACATACCTCTTACACTGCAAATGGTGTTAGGCCGG TACATGAAAACTTGATACATCGGGCGTCCTGTATCGTTATTGTGACGGCCGATGCCAATCGAAACCTGTACCAGGCCGGGTTCACCAAGCATGTCTCAATGATGTGCTCAATGTTGAGGGCAAGTGGCCAGAAGAAATCCCTGGTCGTGGTGGCCGTCAGCTCGCCCTATGATTTCGCCATGGATAAGTCGATTGGGACCTATATCTGCACCTTTGACTTTACGGAAATGGCCATGGCAGCTCTTGTGCGCGCTCTCTGCGGAAGCTCGAGAGCACGCGGGACGCTGCCGGGGACTCTGAGAAAAAGCAGAAAGGCCGTGAAGTCGAGGCAGCACTGGCTTGTCGAGCCCTATGACAGGGACCGCGACTCCAACGGTCTCAACGATCTTTTGAGCGCTCTTGCTCGTGCTGCTGCCCCGAACCATCGGTTTCTGACCACGACAACGGCACACTCATTTGAGATTTTCAACCCAAACATTGAGGAGTCGCACTTTGTGGTTCGCAACAGCAGCACGCAGGCGCTGTACGGATTCTGCGCGACGTATCTCACCCAAGGGACCGGCATAATCGGAGCGATCTTCGTGGACCCTACCAAGCGCAACGTTGCCATCGGGCGTTCTCTCCATCGCCGGGCCCTTCGAGCGTTGATTCAGAAGAGGGGCACAAAGAAAATACAACTGGGAATATGTTTCCCAGGTGTGTTCCTGGGCATCCCGACAGACGATGGCGGGCTCAAGACGTGGTTTTCCAACAGCGGTTGGGACTTGCAGTTTCCGCGACGATTGGCCAACATGGTGATTGCTGACTTGAGCAGCTGGAGCGCACCAGAGGGTCTGCTGCAGAGCATCCAACGGGCGAACATGAGCTTTGATCTTATTCATGGGTTGGAGAACGCCGAGACGGTGCTTGCGCATGTAGCCGGGAATGCGAACCCGGAGGTGTTTGAGTTGTACCGTTTGGCGTTGCAGGAGACAAAGTCGTGTGGGGTTGTTAGGGCCAAGTGCCAGAGGGGAGGGCTGGTGGGGACGGTGGTTATTTGTAGTCCTGGGAGTCCGGTTGCGGGTTATGTGCCGGCTTTgcaggggggggaggaggtgttaGTTGGGGGGATCATTGCGCCGGTTGTGGCACCTGGGAATGGGGATTTGTTGGTGATTCAGGGGCTCGcgttgatggggttgaggcAGAACAAGGCGCACAAGTCTGGGAGGAGCGTGTTGAgctgggtgggggaggaagggatggaggggttgggggcgatggggtgggaggtgctggaggggtgggaggagtttACTAATTCGGTTGAGAAT TGGCAGGATCTTGCTTAG
- a CDS encoding hypothetical protein (COG:E; EggNog:ENOG503NUVH) — protein sequence MASYNGMPAMSSGATGPDALGHQGQQSLGIDGFDPHSMTFDDPLLHNLPFTPTAAYDFDTLSTTFEDPFSYPARPFGNDVANTALMGNLGGLGVDPESCYNGNHGGAEGSSSPQELDNKLLGFGAVVAGKATLIDPLGQFIEPMMSAELYGMFFVAEDVFGTDNGGDTRRPMELTCYRRNLWQCSGQITLPRQVAQYAVADGQQRMPVVELAASITALESIEGKQTEIISIPWKSNNPALGGVTEESTKSAGAPAITVLDLGSGQEIDGTNRVTVGVSWKRLQFKHATANNGRRKGLQQHYVVQINLLVKGKGGEYVKVAEVQSGPVIVRGRSPRNFDSRKDVPLSGDKRLLERKSIEGLSSGSTTTKQQQQHMGTPQSQPLSQDFGQGFLHRYQGMGSLPSTTDWSTPRPFLSPNPQQQHASKKLALSSPSLNRPPVPPWVPIDATLATPLPTGKQLQHTSNLLKPTRGLHSTSQSNNLPINLSLSEDERSPPNLNRSNSSGGESSQSPQQHFSMSSSSKAGNSRPGLGHKSQRTESGGAQQLNSPQDQTEVDMLYEYFPLSVDDWMPPVDAIYRPHVVHHTIVPPEVKAQQLRSKGKRYFAAD from the exons ATGGCCAGCTACAATGGCATGCCGGCCATGTCCTCCGGCGCCACGGGTCCTGACGCCCTGGGACACCAAGGCCAGCAATCGCTCGGCATCGACGGCTTTGATCCGCACAGTATGACATTTGACGACCCGTTGCT CCACAACCTCCCATTTACCCCGACAGCCGCATACGATTTTGACACCCTTAGCACAACATTTGAAGACCCGTTCTCCTACCCAGCCAGACCGTTCGGTAACGATGTCGCCAACACCGCTCTCATGGGAAATTTGGGAGGGCTAGGCGTCGACCCAGAAAGCTGCTACAATGGCAACCACGGTGGCGCCGAGGGgtcatcctccccacaaGAACTCGACAACAAACTCCTCGGCTTCGGCGCGGTCGTCGCAGGCAAAGCCACCCTGATCGACCCCTTGGGACAGTTTATCGAACCTATGATGAGCGCAGAGTTATATGGCATGTTCTTTGTCGCCGAGGACGTCTTTGGGACAGATAACGGCGGTGACACCCGACGTCCGATGGAGTTGACTTGCTACAGGAGGAATCTATGGCAGTGTTCGGGGCAGATTACTCTCCCGAGACAAGTGGCGCAATATGCTGTGGCCGATGGGCAGCAACGGATGCCAGTGGTGGAATTAGCGGCGTCTATCACGGCGCTCGAGAGTATTGAAGGGAAACAAACGGAGATCATTTCCATCCCGTGGAAGAGTAACAATCCTGCTCTAGGAGGAGTGACTGAGGAATCGACAAAGTCCGCAGGGGCGCCAGCGATAACTGTGTTGGACTTGGGGTCGGGCCAGGAGATTGATGGGACGAACAGAGTGACGGTGGGGGTGTCGTGGAAGAGACTGCAGTTTAAGCATGCCACTGCGAACAATGGGCGGAGGAAGGGACTCCAGCAGCATTACGTGGTGCAGATAAATCTGCTGGTtaaggggaagggtggagAGTATGTCAAGGTTGCCGAAGTTCAGTCGGGACCGGTCATTGTGCGAGGCAGAAGTCCCAGGAATTTTGACAGTAGGAAAGACGTGCCTCTGTCAGGAGACAAGAGGCTACTGGAGAGGAAAAGCATCGAGGGGTTGAGTTCGGGCTCTACGACTAcgaagcaacagcagcaacatatGGGAACTCCACAGAGCCAGCCCCTGAGTCAAGATTTTGGGCAAGGTTTTCTTCATAGATATCAGGGGATGGGAAGTTTACCG TCCACGACAGATTGGTCAACTCCTCGACCGTTCCTCTCACCAaacccccagcaacagcacgcCAGTAAGAAGCTAGCTTTGTCCTCTCCAAGCCTCAACCGGCCGCCAGTACCGCCCTGGGTGCCAATAGATGCCACACTAGCAACTCCATTGCCAACCGGCAAACAATTACAACACACTAGCAACCTTTTGAAGCCAACCCGTGGATTACATTCTACTTCCCaatccaacaacctccctatcaacctctccctctcagAAGACGAGCGCAGCCCACCAAACTTGAATCGATCTAATTCCTCGGGTGGCGAATCGTCTCAAAGCCCACAGCAGCACTTTTCCatgtcgtcatcgtcaaaaGCGGGGAATAGCAGGCCGGGGTTAGGACACAAGAGCCAGAGGACTGAGAGTGGGGGTGCGCAGCAGCTTAACAGTCCGCAGGATCAGACGGAGGTGGATATGTTGTATGAGTATTTTCCATTGAGTGTGGATGACTG GATGCCGCCGGTGGATGCGATTTATCGACCGCATGTGGTTCATCATACTATTGTGCCGCCTGAGGTGAAGGCGCAGCAGCTGAGGAGTAAGGGGAAGAGGTATTTCGCTGCTGACTGA
- the NAG5 gene encoding N-acetylglucosamine kinase 1 (EggNog:ENOG503NXKB; COG:G), producing MASLRDLLLTVIKSLFRGRSFLQALLAFWTTSTESSPTLREPASKDGSTSISDFLAKAESLLLDPTQPDKRRALSQKLKLEFREGLLSNPACMLPSYHTELPTGDESGQYLAVDVGGSTLRVALVDLKGRGSSGGPESVIVSIDTFNIDNDIRALKGRAFFNWMAEKIYQTVAKDSRQGHCADDPLLLGLSWSFPIEQPAPQTYLLRPMGKSFHAADGLLNQNLSSILQTSCLHHNLHVSLSAIVNDASATLLSAAYSHPSTTTFGLILGTGVNIAAYLPVTTISPSKLPPRPQTLATHVVVNTELGMFGGPSLPSTKWDKTLKASHPRPDFQPLEHLVSGFYLGEVARLILVDAIHETGAFGGVVPDSLAREYTLDAKTLSLLESDPLHFQTLHPSPYPPSRTDLALLTSIASLITQRSASILAASLHALHEINLEASSPQNQPQKTTTIAYTGSVIEHYPHYLSHLQSYLDQLTLNTPTTFKLVPAKQSSVLGAAVALACLDKQSTRS from the exons ATGGCATCTCTGCGTGACTTACTCCTGACCGTCATCAAATCGCTTTTCCGAGGCCGATCATTTCTCCAAGCTTTGTTAGCTTTCTGGACAACCTCGACTGAGTCCTCACCAACCCTACGTGAACCAGCCAGCAAGGATGGCTCAACCTCTATCAGCGATTTCCTCGCAAAAGCCGAGAGTTTGCTTTTGGATCCTACTCAACCAGACAAGCGTAGAGCTCTGTCTCAAAAGCTGAAGCTTGAGTTTCGTGAGGGCCTCCTCTCCAATCCGGCTTGCATGCTTCCATCGTACCATACCGAGCTTCCCACGGGAGATGAGTCGGGTCAATATCTGGCTGTTGACGTTGGGGGCTCAACCTTGCGAGTTGCTCTGGTGGACCTCAAGGGCAGAGGTTCTTCAGGAGGTCCAGAGAGCGTCATCGTCAGCATTGACACCTTCAATATCGACAATGATATCAGAGCATTGAAAGGCAGAGCCTTTTTTAACTGGATGGCTGAGAAAATCTACCAAACTGTGGCAAAAGACAGCAGGCAGGGTCACTGTGCTGATGACCCGTTATTGCTTGGGTTGTCGTGGAGCTTTCCAATTGA ACAACCCGCCCCCCAAAcctacctcctccgccccatGGGAAAATCCTTCCACGCCGCCGACGGCCTCTTGAACCaaaacctctcctccataCTCCAAACCTCTtgcctccaccacaacctgcACGTCTCCCTTTCAGCCATAGTAAACGACGCCTCCGCCACGCTCCTCTCCGCAGCTTactcccacccctcaaccacaaccttcGGTCTAATCCTCGGCACAGGCGTTAACATCGCCGCCTACctccccgtcaccaccatcagcccctccaaactccccccCCGTCCCCAAACCCTCGCCACTCACGTAGTAGTAAACACAGAACTCGGCATGTTCGGcggcccctccctcccctcaacaaaATGGGACAAGACCCTCAAAGCCTCCCACCCAAGACCAGACTTTCAGCCCCTGGAGCATCTCGTCAGCGGGTTCTACCTCGGCGAGGTGGCCAGGTTGATTTTGGTCGATGCAATCCACGAAACGGGGGCATTCGGCGGGGTTGTCCCAGATTCTTTAGCGAGGGAATACACCCTCGATGCAAAGACTCTATCTCTTCTCGAAAG TGACCCCCTCCACttccaaaccctccaccctTCCCCCTACCCGCCCTCCCGAACcgacctcgccctcctcacctcaaTCGCCTCCCTCATAACCCAACGCTCagcctccatcctcgccgcctccctccACGCACTTCACGAAATAAACCTCGAAGCTTCTTCCcctcaaaaccaaccccagaagacaacaacaatagcCTACACCGGCTCTGTGATAGAGCACTACCCCCACTACCTCTCCCACTTGCAATCCTACCTCGACCAACTAACCCTcaacacacccaccacctttAAGCTCGTCCCCGCAAAACAAAGTTCAGTTTTGGGTGCAGCAGTGGCGTTGGCTTGTCTGGATAAGCAAAGCACGAGATCCTGA
- the NAG1_2 gene encoding Glucosamine-6-phosphate isomerase (Glucosamine-6-phosphate deaminase) (GNPDA) (GlcN6P deaminase) (EggNog:ENOG503NVFS; COG:G), whose translation MRLIIRDNGEAASRYAANYIVERINIFRPGPTNPFVLGLPTGSSPEIVYRILVEKHRAGKVSFQNVVTFNMDEYIGLPRDHPESYRSFMHKHFFSHIDINPDNINMLDGNASDLEAHCSDYEAKIKALGGINLFLAGIGEDGHIAFNEPGSSLASRTRVKTLTYDTILANSRFFGNDVGKVPKMALTVGVQTILDSREVVALVIGARKAIALQHCIEQGVNHMWTLSALQLHSYPLIVCDEDATLELQVKTVKYFKSIEQVARSNGLEQCLPLKISTSHVPTLHDTPPSPAQTPVRFRMRIPTTAESFGESAYTVESGCPSPRLDSMSARIKKDERCPSPRFDAMSSRLKSDKADHSDHDRAPDSDSLWRFILPLQLQDHKDGHRGTTD comes from the exons ATGAGACTCATTATCAGAGACAACGGAGAGGCTGCCAGCCGATACGCCGCCAACTACATTGTCGAGAGAATCAACATCTTCCGCCCTGGCCCAACAAATCCCTTTGTACTAGGTCTTCCTACCGGATCCAGTCCTGAGATCGTATACCGAATTCTTGTCGAGAAGCATCGTGCCGGCAAGGTCTCATTTCAAAATGTTGTGACCTTCAACATG gaCGAGTACATTGGACTCCCACGAGACCATCCCGAGAGCTACCGCTCGTTTATGCACAAACACTTCTTCTCGCACATCGATATCAATCCggacaacatcaacatgcTTGATGGCAACGCCTCCGATCTAGAGGCCCATTGTTCCGACTACGaagccaagatcaaggctcTGGGAGGAATCAACCTCTTCCTGGCGGGcattggtgaagatggccaCATCGCCTTCAACGAGCCCGGCTCGAGCTTGGCCTCTCGCACTCGCGTCAAGACACTTACCTacgacaccatcctcgccaacagCCGCTTCTTTGGTAATGACGTGGGAAAGGTACCCAAGATGGCCTTGACTGTTGGAGTTCAGACTATTCTCGACTCCCGCGAAGTGGTTGCCCTCGTCATCGGTGCCCGCAAGGCTATTGCTCTCCAACACTGCATAGAGCAAGGGGTGAATCATATGTGGACCTTGTCTGCCTTGCAGTTGCATTCATATCCTCTGATTGTGTGCGACGAGGACGCCACACTGGAGCTGCAGGTAAAGACGGTCAAGTACTTCAAGAGTATTGAGCAGGTTGCTCGATCCAATGGCCTTGAGCAATGCCTGCCTCTCAAAATCAGCACCAGTCATGTGCCTACGCTTCATGATACACCACCGTCCCCGGCGCAGACGCCTGTTCGGTTCAGGATGCGAATCCCCACGACGGCGGAATCATTTGGCGAGTCGGCGTACACGGTCGAGTCCGGTTGCCCTTCTCCCAGATTAGACTCCATGTCGGCTCGAATCAAGAAAGACGAACGATGCCCTTCACCGCGCTTTGATGCCATGTCCAGTCGGCTCAAGAGTGACAAGGCTGATCACTCCGACCATGATCGGGCGCCTGATTCCGACAGCCTATGGCGTTTTATTTTGCCACTACAACTGCAAGACCACAAAGATGGCCACAGGGGCACAACAGACTAA